In the genome of Patescibacteria group bacterium, one region contains:
- a CDS encoding iron hydrogenase gives MLRNIVKTNILAVADAKIIANFLFLAGLSILIPAFFHIQFITGPMINAILFLSVVLLGRSSALLIGMIPSVIALSFGLLPALLAPMVPFIMLSNAILIMVFSWLEKKYWAAVLIASTAKFLFLYFSCSIIMDLIFKKELALKISQILGWTQLATAILGGIIAFLILKSLKIWQRK, from the coding sequence CGTGAAAACAAATATTTTAGCCGTGGCAGACGCTAAAATAATCGCTAATTTTTTATTTTTAGCTGGATTGTCAATTTTAATACCTGCCTTTTTTCATATACAATTTATAACAGGACCAATGATTAATGCTATTCTTTTTTTATCAGTTGTTTTGTTGGGCAGAAGCAGCGCTTTGCTGATTGGGATGATTCCCTCAGTTATAGCCCTGTCTTTTGGCCTTTTGCCAGCTTTGTTGGCGCCAATGGTTCCGTTTATAATGCTTTCCAACGCTATTTTGATAATGGTTTTTAGTTGGCTAGAAAAAAAATATTGGGCAGCTGTTTTAATTGCTTCAACAGCAAAATTTTTATTTTTATATTTCAGCTGTTCAATAATAATGGATTTAATTTTTAAAAAAGAACTGGCTTTAAAGATTTCACAGATATTAGGCTGGACGCAACTTGCTACGGCGATTTTAGGCGGAATAATCGCTTTTTTAATATTAAAAAGTTTAAAAATATGGCAAAGAAAATAG